The genomic region CTGAAATGAGATGTATTTATACTTATTTCTAAAAATTGAATTCCATTCCGATAGGTATGTATAAGCTTATTTTTTAAGGCAACTGATAAGTTCAGCTAACCAAAGTAATCTTTAGTAACCTTCTTGGAAAAGTGAAATATCAAAAAAGACAGCCTAAAATAGGACTGTCTTTTTCTTCATATAGATTGGTTGGTTAAATTTTACGAGGTTTCCCCAGTTGAAATCTCCATATTTTTATTGATAATTTCTTCTTTTTCTGCTGTCTTCGATTTCTTGTAAAAAAAGAATGGTAAACCGAAACCGACTATACTTAAAACTCCTCCTAACATAAAAATGCTTGTAGGTTGAGTAAAGATATTTCCACTGGATAAAATCCCAAGAATTAGTATAGTGGATAATGGAAATGACAAAGCCAAAATGCTTATAGCATAATTGGGATTAAAGGTTTTTTTCGTTTCATCAGCTTCGGCCGCATCTACTGCCGAGATATGGGCGAAAGGCCAAAAACTGCAGGCACTTAAGCTAAAAGCCAACATCAATAGAATGTCTTTTTGCAGGGAAATCCCGGTAACCAATAATAGTAAACCAGTGATTATAATAACAAAGCCTGCTCTAAGCATTAATATCCCTAAGATCTGCACTAACTGATTTTTTTTAATATTTACCGCTAAACCTATATATAAAAGTACTAATGGCGTCATTAATAAGCTTAATCTACTTAAAGTTTCACTAGCGAAAAATGGAAGTGATTCCATATTAATCCCGAAGCCAACAAGTATTAAAGCAGCAGCTATAAAAACATTTACCGGTTCAGAAATCATTGCGATCCCTAAAGATTTAAGCTTTGCTTTGCCTGATTGGGCTTTTTTCTGCTGTATCTTATAATGCCAGTTCATAGCGATAACATACAGGATCATTAATACAAAAACTTTGTTTCCAAGATCGGCCATTGCTGCTTTCGCTAAATATGAATCTCCCAGATATTCCAGCACAAATGGAAAACAGGAAAGTCCGGGTGCCAAAGAGGGGATAAGCATTTTAGCGGTACGGTAATTAGAACTGTTTTTTTTTATTCCTAATATGGGCAATACTAAAGGGAACACAAAGAATAATAGTGCATTTAGTAATAAAGCCAATAGTGGCAGCAATAGCAAATCGGCCTCTACTTTTATTCCTAATAATGCGATAAAAATAGTTGCCGGTAATGCGAGATTAAGGATTATTTTTTTAATCCCAACAACCTCAGCTTTAGTACTAAACTTAATTTTTAAAAGTAATCCTATCCCAATAAAAAGAATAAAAGTTATCGTTTTTTGTAGGCTTACATCCATAGATTAGACCAGAATTTCGTCAATTGCATCAGTAAAATACTTCATTTCTTTCATCGTGCCCATACTAACACGGCACCAGTCCTGATCCCAAAATTTAAAAGCGCGAACTACGACTTTCTTTTCATATATTTTTTCCAGGAATTTATCTCCATCCATGTCTATTGGAAAAATCACAAAGTTGGTATTCGAGGGCATAAAATCCATTCCGCGGCTTTCAAGATAGCTGGTGGTATAGTTTCTGGCTTCTTCAATCTTTGCTTTACAATCTTTTAAATAAGCTTCATCTTTCATGCTTGCAGAAGCCGCTGCAATACTAGGTCCTGTAATTCCCATTCCGCCACGCGTAATATCGTTGATTTCTTCAAGTGATTTTTTATTCCCTAACATGTATCCTACTCTTAAACCGGCCATTCCATGAATTTTAGAAAATGTTCTGGCAACGTAAATATCATAACCTTCAGCAACAAGAGGAGCCATACTGGCATTCATTCCTTCTGGTGAAAGTTCGATATAAGCTTCATCAATAAATACAGGCACTTTTTTAGAAACACGCTTACAAAAATCTTGAAGATTCTCAGTATCGGTCATCGTAGCCGTAGGATTGTTAGGGTTGGTAATGTAAACCAGCTTAGTGTCTTTGTCTATGGCTTCTTCCATCGCTTTTAAATCATGCTGGTAATCATCGGTTAATTTTACAGCTTTCCAATTTCCGCCGGCAGCTTTTGCCACGCTTACTAAAGACATGTAGCTTGGATCACCGCTAATAACATTTCCGCCATGCTGAAATTTTACCAGTGCCGTTTTTTCGAGTAAATCAGAGGATCCTGGTCCCATCATAATATTATAAGGTTCCACGCCCTCGTATTCCGAAATTCGACTCACTAATTCTCCCAGAGAACCCCAGGAATAGTGATTCCCCTCCATAACCGCTTTTTGAAAAGCTTCTGCAGCCATTTTTGAAGGACCATGAGGATTTTCATTCCAAACCAATCTTGCCTTCACTGTTTTTAAATCAGGAAATTTAGGAGGAGTATATTCATCAAATGAATTACTGTAATTAAATAAAAACTTATTGTTTTTTGACTGTGCTTCAGCAACCGATTTTGCCCATAAATCTGAGGGGGCTACCGCAACAGCTCCCATCGCCAAGGCTCCCCTTTTTAGCCACTCTCTTCTATTTAAACTCATAATAATATTTGGTGTTTGCGTTATGATTTAAAAATAAAGATTAACAAAATATTAAGCAATCGTAAAATATTAAAAATGAGGGTGATGAAATTATAATTCTCTAAATTTTTAATCTTTTTTTAAGATAACTCCAATTACTGTATAATTACGACTTCTGACTATCTGTATAAGTTCAAGAGTTTTTAGCAATTCTACCGATTAAACTACTAGGAAAGAAATCTGGGAAATGTTCAATTAAATATGATTACAGATTTGTTAAAAAATGGCATAATTTTAAAAATTTATAATTGTATTATTTACGTTTATAAATTAATTTTTATTTTTAGCTTTTCATCCCAGCATATAGAAATAAATGTCATATAAATCTATTTTTAGTCTTTTATTAATCGCTTTTAGTGCAGTAACTTTTGCACAAACTCCAATAGAAGTCAATATTAACACCCAAAACAAGTATCAGACTATAGAAGGCTGGGGGAGTTCGTTATGCTGGTGGGCTAGTGAAGTAGGATCATGGAATGAAAAAAAGATAGACAGTATTGTAAGTATTATAACTTCTCCAGAGATGTTGAATATGAATATTTTCAGATTTAATATTGGTGGGGGAGATGATCCTGCACATGCAGGGGGGCACATGGCCGAAGGAAAAGGTACGAGGGCAGAAATGGAAGGTTATAAAAAAGGACCCAATGAAGACTATGATTGGGATGCCGATGAAGGTCAGCGTAAAATTCTGCTTAAAATAAAAGCATCCCGCCCAGACGCGGTATTTGAAGCTTTTTCCAATTCGCCACCGTACTGGATGACAAAAAGTAAATGTTCGGCAGGATTTTTTAAAGCAAATAAAGATAACCTTGCGGCATCACAATATGATGCTTTTACAGATTATCTGTTAGAAGTTGTGCAACATTATAAGTCTGTATATGATGTAGATTTTAAAACGCTGGAACCTTTTAACGAATCTACCTCGTCTTACTGGTATTATAAGGGAAGTCAGGAAGGATGTCATTTTGATGCGGAGAGTCAGATCGAACTGCTAAAAATATTATATCCGAAATTAAGTAAAACCGGACTTAAAACAATAATTGCCGCGCCAGATGAAACCAATTTGGAAGCCACTTTAAAAGTTTTAAATACCTATAGAGATTACGGAGAAGTGTTTGACTGGATTGGCCAGATAAACACTCATACCTATTCGGGAAATAATGAGCAACGCTTAGCGGTAAGGAAATGGATGGATAGTTTACAAAAGCCATTTTGGCAATCTGAAACCGGACCGTCTGGTGGTAATTATAAAAGCGCGCTCGAAAATAACCTTAATCTGGTACAGAAAATGTTTTACGACCTTAAGCTAATGAAACCGGACGCCTGGCTCGACTGGCAACTTATGGAGGAAAATAATGCAACCTGGTGCCAGATGAAAGCCGATTTTGATACTGAAGAATTTGAAATTGTAAAAAATCTATATGTACGAATGCAGGTTACCAGGTTTATAAAGCAGGGTTACCGGATTATTGAAACTAATCATGATCATGTGCTCGCTGCCATAAGCCCTAATGGGGATGAAGTAGTAAGTATCCTGTTAAATACAACGACCTCTAAGAATAAAAACTTTAAACTTAAATTTGACAATATAGGGACCTATTCTTTAGCGGAAGTGTTTAGAACCAGTAAAAATGAAGATTGTAAAGCCTTAGATAGTTCAGATTTTTCTATAGCCGGTATTAATGCTCCTGCCTTATCTTTAACCACTTTAATTTTTAGAAAATAGGCGGTATACAGTATAAAGTATAAAGTCGTTCAAAGTTTAAAAGTTCAAGGTTCAAAAGTTGTTGTACATGAACATTCATTCAAAATTCAACATTCAAAATTCAGAATTAATAGTCCTGCTTCCTGACTCTTGCTTCTCTTTTCTATATTCTAAACACAAATAACTCCGCTGTCATTTCGAGCGCAATGAAATGAAGCCGAGAAATCTCAATCAACAATTTAAGTTAGAGAATTAGAAAGTTGAAGGTTTAAAAGTTGTTTTATAGAGAAGTCCATTTTCATTATCCAGTTTACCAGTATGGCTTCGATACGATTGCTCCTTCGTTGCAATCACTCAGCCGCCGCTAAATACTTCGAGGTTCAAAAGTTATTGTACGGTGAAAAGTCATTCCAAATTCAACATTTAAAATTCAAAAAAGTTCAATAATGGTCACTTCGAGTATCAAATTTTGGAAAGCAATGGAAAAAATTGAAGTATCGAGAAGTCTGTTTTTGAGTAAAAAGTTTGAAAGTTCAAAAGCTGTTGTACATGAACAGTCATTCAAAATTCAGCATTCAAAAGTCAAAATTAATAGTCCAGCTTCCTGGATCTTGATTCTCTTCTCTTTTCTATATTCTAAATACAAATAACTCCGCTGTCATTTCGAGCGCAATGAAATGAAGCCGAGAAATCTCAATCAAATAAAGGGTTTCTCCAGTTTAACAGTATGGCTTCGATACGATTGCTCCTTCGTTGCAATCACTCAGCCGTCGCTAAATGCTTCAAGGTTCAAAAGTTGTTGTACGGTGAAAAGTCATTCCAAATTCAACATTCAACATTCAAAATTAATAATCGAACTGCTTATTATTTATAACGTAAGATTTAAAATTTTTAAACGACTATTTATTGCATTTTAAAACTTCCGTATTTCATGCATCAAAAAATTCTAGACCACGTTTCTCATATCATCGATCTCAACGAATCGGAAAAAGCTGAATTTCAAAGCATTTTGAGTCCGTTGAAATTATCTAAAAAAGAATATTTAATTAAAAGTGGAGAGTTTGTGCATCATAATTTTTTTGTGGTAAAAGGTTGTTTACGTGCTTTTTATCGTGATGATCAGGAAAACGAAGCTAATTTACAATTTGCTATGGAAGATTGGTGGATTAGTGATTACGAAGCTTTAAAAGATGGTATTCCAGCCCGGTTGAATGTAGAATGTCTTGAAGATTGTGAGCTCCTGGCCATTCATCGTGATGCGCAGGAGGAATTATACCGAAGAATTCCAAAGTTTGAGCGTTTTTTCAGAATTAAGGTGATGAATTCTTTTATTGCATTGCGCAGCAGGATTATGTCTAATTTGCAAAAAAGTGGTAAGGAGCGTTACCTTGAATTTTATGATCATTTTCCTGAACTCGAAAATAGAATAGCCAATTATCACATCGCAAACTATTTAGGAATTAAGCCAGAGAGTTTAAGTAGAATACGCAAAGAGCTCATCTAACTTAACAATTTTTAACAGCGCAAGCTAACATACATCAAGGCTTTATTACGGTATTATACATTAATTTTGTTCCTAGGGAAAAAAATTGCTATATAAAAATTGGAGAGGCTTTATAAAACTGAACATCGTTTTATTAAGGCCTCTTCACCCTAAAAAAAGTAAATGACTATGACTAAACAACCGCTATTAACAGAGTATAATTTAAATGGTCTTAAACTACCTAATCGTGTAGTGATGGCACCAATGACCCGTAGCCGTGCAGATAATCCTGAAAATGCCCCACGTGAGGATTTTGAAGCAGCCTATTACGCCTTAAGAGCCTCAGCAGGATTAATCATTACTGAGGGGTCTCCTATTAGTGATGATGCCATTGGTTATGTAAATGTTCCCGGAATCTATAAGCAGGCGCAAGTTGAAGGATGGAAGAAGGTGACTAAAAAGGTGCATGACGAGAATGGCCGAATTTTTATTCAGCTTTGGCATGTAGGGCGGATGTCCCACCCCGATTTCCATAACGGAGAAAAGCCGTTGGCACCTTCAGCAATAAATCCAAACGCACAATCTTACACTCCAGAGGGGTTTAAAGATACCGTGACTCCGCAAGAAATGACTATTGAAGACATTAAAAAGACTATAGAAGATTTTAAAAATGGTGCTAAAAATGCGATGGAAGCCGGTTTTGATGGTATAGAAATACATTCTTCTAATGGGTATTTGTTACACCAGTTTTTTAACGCAACTTCCAATACCAGAAGTGATGAATATGGTGGGAGTATAGAAAATCGTGCTAAAATTCTTTTTGAAGTGATTGATGCGATTAAGGAAGTAATGCCAGAACATAAAATAGGACTACGATTAAATCCTTCTTTAGATGGGCCATTTGGGATGACCATGGATGAAGAAACCATCCCAACATTCGATTACATCGTAAACAAATTAAACGAGTACCATTTAGCTTATGTTCATTTATCAGAGCCTTTTACCGATGTGTCTGATAATAAATTTGCTGTTGCTGAAATCGCAAAACATTATCGCCCATTATACAAAGGCACTTTAATCATCAACGCAGGCTTTGATCAGGAAAAAGGAAATAAAGTGATTGAAGAAGGTAATGCCGATTTAGTTGCTTACGGAAAACTTTATATTTCTAATCCAGATCTTGTAGAGCGATTTGAAAAAGATATCGCACTTACAGATTGGGATGAAGATACTTTTTATGTTCCCGGTAAAAAAGGATATTTGGATTATCCGGTGAAAGCAAGAGATTAAGAAAAATAATAACTATTCAATAAAAAATCCCTGCAAAAATAAATTGCAGGGATTTTTTTGTTAAGTATAACGTACTTTAATTTCTTACTTTTACTGTGGCCCGTTTCTTTAATGGTCTGGTATTTTTATGAAGTACATAATGTGGCGCTTTATTTAAGGCCAGAAAGGATTCTTCAGAATAGATTTTAGTACCAAAAGCTTTAGCTTCTTCAATCACCAGTTCATCAGCATTTTTTCCTGTGATTAAAATCCCCGTTTCTGTAGACATTTTAGGTTCGACTTCTACATTCCAGGCTTTTAATTGTTCTTTTATTTCAGTTTTATTATCCTTATTCAAATGACCGTCTATAAGGACTTTCTGACCTTTAAACTCTTCTGCTATGGTTCTTTTCTTATTGGATTTTATAGTTTTTTGCTTATCAGCCAGGTGATTAAATATTAAAAATGAGATGAATAGGAAGATTAGAATGTAAGTGGCAATAATTAAGGTTTGGGGCGTCATGGCAATTATTTTTTATAATGGTTTTTTAGTTTGTTGTTAAGCTCAATTTTTCGTCACGAAAATATATATTCAAGCTTCCAATTTCATGCAAAAAACAGGGTTTAAGGAATATTTAACCCAAATCTTAAAATGTATAAAAAAAAGGATTCCAGTCTTGAAATCCTTTTTTATCCCATATACTAATTAAGCTTAGCTTATAAATTTAATAACGTTTTTTCCAATAGATTTACCGCTCTCCTGTAATTCGTGAACTTCTCTAAATACCTGAGTATCTAAGCCTTCAAAGGTATTGTTTAAAGTAGATGTTAATGAGCCTTCTTCAAAAAGTAAGCGCAATTCTTCCAGGATTTTGTGTTGTTGGATCATGTCTTTGGTTTTAAAAAGAGAACGTGTAAACATGAATTCCCAATGAAAAGCTGCACTTTTATTTTTTAATTTATTTAAGTCTAATGGATTCTTATTTTCTACAATCGAGCAAATCTGCCCCTGTGGTTTGATAAGGTTTGCCATGGCTTGCCAATGCATATCGGTATCAAAAAAGTTAAGGATATAATCTACATTTTCGATATTCGCCTTTTTCATCTCTTTTTCCAAATCATGATGATTCACAATCATATCGGCTCCCATTTTTTTACACCACTCACTGGTTTCTTCTCTAGAGGCCGTAGCAATTACCTGAATGTTGGTTAATTTTTTAGCCAACTGGATCCCGATAGAACCAACACCCCCAGCACCACCAATAATCAATAGCTTTCTATCACTTTCACCATTTTTTTGCAGTCGCAAACGATCAAAAATTGCTTCCCAGGCGGTAATGGCGGTTAAAGGCATAGCGGCAGCTTCTTCAAAAGAAAAATTAGAAGGTTTGTGCCCGGCTATTCTGGAGTCTATTAACTGAAATTCTGCATTACATCCCGGTCTTTCATATTCACCGGAATAATAAACTTCATCACCTACCTTAAAATTCGATACTTCGTTTCCTACTGCTTCCACAATGCCGGCGGCATCCCAACCTAATATTTTTGGTTCATCGAGTTCTTTATCTTTTGCCGCATTTTTTCTGACTTTATAATCTACTGGATTTACAGAAACCGCATGGATTTTTACCAGAAGGTCTTTGGATTCTGGCATTGGTTTTTCGGTTTCAAAAGAGATAAAACAATTTTTATCGTCTACCGGTAGAGACTTTGTTATTCCTATAGCTTTCATAATTAATTTTTTGTTGAAATTAATGTTTGAATTTGCTTCGACAAAAACTTTGACATTTATTTAAATTCATAAAGCATTTTCCCGGCATAACAATCTTATGTGCTCTATAAGTTACTTCTTAGATTTTAGGCAAAAATGAGAGCACCCAGTGGTACTAGAATCAAAGAAAGAACCATAGAAAACACGATGAGTAAAGCAGCCTCTTTTTCCTGAGACTTTAAAAAAGAAGAAAAAACGGCCAGGTTTGCGGCGATAGGAAAAAGCGGAATTAAGGCCATAACCTGCCGTTGCTCTTTGTCTAAACCATCGATAAGCCAATATTCTAAGGCCATTAAGGCCGCAGTAATTATAACTGCTGAAATTGCCCGTACGCCCAGCACTTTGCCATAATATCCCCAGTTTAAGGATTTAAACCGGATATTTGTTAAATTCATACCTATAATAAGCATCCCCATTACAGAGACTATAGTTCCCAACACACTTACTATCGGTTTTACAGCCTCGGGAGTTTCTACTTTAAAAGCTTTTAAAATCAGGGCAAGTATAATAATATAGATAAAAGGCACTTTCAGGACTTCGATGATTGCCTTTTTTGTACTGTATTTAGATTTAGCCACCTGAATATAACCTATTATATTCCCATAGAGCGCGGTTCCCACATAAATACAAATAAGTGTGGTTACCGCATCTTCTCCAAATAAAGATTTTACCGTTGGTATACCAAAAAAAGCGACATTAAAATAGGAAAAACCGCTTTTCAAAATATTGATATCACCAGAATCGTCGATAGATCTATTCACAAGTATCGCAGGGAAAATCATTAAAAATGCCAACAAAAATGAAATGACCGCTAAAATGACCAGGTTTGAAAATCCTGCATTTAACACATGATCAATCACCAGTATAGGTAGCAATACAAATAAAAGCGGTTTATGTATCCACGATTTAGGGATCCAGTCTCTTTTGCTAATTAAATAGCCAATGGGGATACAGCATAAATAAGGAAGCAAACTTAGATAAAGGGATTTAAACGTGTCCATTAGCAGTGGTTTTAAAAATTATTTCAGAGGCTAGTCTTGCGATTGTTTTTACATTAAACCAAACGGCATTAACATCCATCAACATGCCATTTACTAAATGTCCTACCGCATAGATATGCTCGCCTCCTTTTTCTGAAATACATTGCATGGTATGTGGATTTATCACCGTGCCCCCGATAGGATGTGGTTTTAGGTAGTCCTTTTTTAATAAGTTTTCTACCAGGATATTTTGCATCTCTTCTAATTTCGCAGCACTTCCTGTAGCATTAATGAGTTTTTTTACTTCAAAAATTCCATCTTTCCCGGTAGTAATTTTAAAATGATTTTTCTCCTGAATAAAACTTACCTCGTTATTTTGCGGTATGATTTCCAGTTGTCCCTCTTTTATTAATTTCGCCAGTCTTTTCGCATTATGAAGCGGAATAGCATGCCTGGTAATCGTCCAATGCCTACCTAACCATTTTGTGAAAATAATTTGTTCATGCAAACTCATCCAACTCCATATCCTCGAGGTATCATAACGCATGGAATAGGCCATATTCAATAACGAATCACCGCCTTTTTCAGCTACCTTAATGTCGTATTCCAATAAAGGTAACTGATCTTTAGAATCCCGGTTAAACGACTTCCAGTTAAGGGGTTTTCCTTCCGTTTCTTCTACGTCTTTTATAAATAATCGAAATAATTCTTTAGCCCTGGGAGGATGACCTTTTTCACGCTTTAGCTTATGTAAATTAGAAAGCGTGAGATATTTGCGTTCAAAATCTTTGTTTTCGTCAGGTTGCACCCTGGGTAACATTCCGTCTGGTGAAAACATGGTGATTTTTCCGGTATGGCCATTATCTACTAAACTCATGACCGTATCGATAGCACTCAAACTAGTTCCTAAAATGCCTACATGATCTTTTTTCCCGGTTCGTTCTAA from Zunongwangia profunda SM-A87 harbors:
- a CDS encoding AEC family transporter is translated as MDTFKSLYLSLLPYLCCIPIGYLISKRDWIPKSWIHKPLLFVLLPILVIDHVLNAGFSNLVILAVISFLLAFLMIFPAILVNRSIDDSGDINILKSGFSYFNVAFFGIPTVKSLFGEDAVTTLICIYVGTALYGNIIGYIQVAKSKYSTKKAIIEVLKVPFIYIIILALILKAFKVETPEAVKPIVSVLGTIVSVMGMLIIGMNLTNIRFKSLNWGYYGKVLGVRAISAVIITAALMALEYWLIDGLDKEQRQVMALIPLFPIAANLAVFSSFLKSQEKEAALLIVFSMVLSLILVPLGALIFA
- a CDS encoding pyridoxal phosphate-dependent aminotransferase; its protein translation is MSLNRREWLKRGALAMGAVAVAPSDLWAKSVAEAQSKNNKFLFNYSNSFDEYTPPKFPDLKTVKARLVWNENPHGPSKMAAEAFQKAVMEGNHYSWGSLGELVSRISEYEGVEPYNIMMGPGSSDLLEKTALVKFQHGGNVISGDPSYMSLVSVAKAAGGNWKAVKLTDDYQHDLKAMEEAIDKDTKLVYITNPNNPTATMTDTENLQDFCKRVSKKVPVFIDEAYIELSPEGMNASMAPLVAEGYDIYVARTFSKIHGMAGLRVGYMLGNKKSLEEINDITRGGMGITGPSIAAASASMKDEAYLKDCKAKIEEARNYTTSYLESRGMDFMPSNTNFVIFPIDMDGDKFLEKIYEKKVVVRAFKFWDQDWCRVSMGTMKEMKYFTDAIDEILV
- a CDS encoding BRCT domain-containing protein, whose product is MTPQTLIIATYILIFLFISFLIFNHLADKQKTIKSNKKRTIAEEFKGQKVLIDGHLNKDNKTEIKEQLKAWNVEVEPKMSTETGILITGKNADELVIEEAKAFGTKIYSEESFLALNKAPHYVLHKNTRPLKKRATVKVRN
- a CDS encoding zinc-binding alcohol dehydrogenase family protein, coding for MKAIGITKSLPVDDKNCFISFETEKPMPESKDLLVKIHAVSVNPVDYKVRKNAAKDKELDEPKILGWDAAGIVEAVGNEVSNFKVGDEVYYSGEYERPGCNAEFQLIDSRIAGHKPSNFSFEEAAAMPLTAITAWEAIFDRLRLQKNGESDRKLLIIGGAGGVGSIGIQLAKKLTNIQVIATASREETSEWCKKMGADMIVNHHDLEKEMKKANIENVDYILNFFDTDMHWQAMANLIKPQGQICSIVENKNPLDLNKLKNKSAAFHWEFMFTRSLFKTKDMIQQHKILEELRLLFEEGSLTSTLNNTFEGLDTQVFREVHELQESGKSIGKNVIKFIS
- a CDS encoding alkene reductase, giving the protein MTKQPLLTEYNLNGLKLPNRVVMAPMTRSRADNPENAPREDFEAAYYALRASAGLIITEGSPISDDAIGYVNVPGIYKQAQVEGWKKVTKKVHDENGRIFIQLWHVGRMSHPDFHNGEKPLAPSAINPNAQSYTPEGFKDTVTPQEMTIEDIKKTIEDFKNGAKNAMEAGFDGIEIHSSNGYLLHQFFNATSNTRSDEYGGSIENRAKILFEVIDAIKEVMPEHKIGLRLNPSLDGPFGMTMDEETIPTFDYIVNKLNEYHLAYVHLSEPFTDVSDNKFAVAEIAKHYRPLYKGTLIINAGFDQEKGNKVIEEGNADLVAYGKLYISNPDLVERFEKDIALTDWDEDTFYVPGKKGYLDYPVKARD
- a CDS encoding AEC family transporter codes for the protein MDVSLQKTITFILFIGIGLLLKIKFSTKAEVVGIKKIILNLALPATIFIALLGIKVEADLLLLPLLALLLNALLFFVFPLVLPILGIKKNSSNYRTAKMLIPSLAPGLSCFPFVLEYLGDSYLAKAAMADLGNKVFVLMILYVIAMNWHYKIQQKKAQSGKAKLKSLGIAMISEPVNVFIAAALILVGFGINMESLPFFASETLSRLSLLMTPLVLLYIGLAVNIKKNQLVQILGILMLRAGFVIIITGLLLLVTGISLQKDILLMLAFSLSACSFWPFAHISAVDAAEADETKKTFNPNYAISILALSFPLSTILILGILSSGNIFTQPTSIFMLGGVLSIVGFGLPFFFYKKSKTAEKEEIINKNMEISTGETS
- a CDS encoding Crp/Fnr family transcriptional regulator, which gives rise to MHQKILDHVSHIIDLNESEKAEFQSILSPLKLSKKEYLIKSGEFVHHNFFVVKGCLRAFYRDDQENEANLQFAMEDWWISDYEALKDGIPARLNVECLEDCELLAIHRDAQEELYRRIPKFERFFRIKVMNSFIALRSRIMSNLQKSGKERYLEFYDHFPELENRIANYHIANYLGIKPESLSRIRKELI
- a CDS encoding FAD/NAD(P)-binding protein encodes the protein MKKIAIIGGGACGSAALIELIIQSISASLQNQISFVLIERQKKVGYGLAFGSKQPSHILNTQADIMGIYANEPDDFAEWLKAHGGKYRSDVKSESDEENAYTSRLLYGHYVAEQLEESIKKAKANQINIEVIEAEAYDIDRLENERLLIYLTNDSTTEVDEVLLAPGTPKPNTFKHFKDNLNYIDFPWPTKNLLERTGKKDHVGILGTSLSAIDTVMSLVDNGHTGKITMFSPDGMLPRVQPDENKDFERKYLTLSNLHKLKREKGHPPRAKELFRLFIKDVEETEGKPLNWKSFNRDSKDQLPLLEYDIKVAEKGGDSLLNMAYSMRYDTSRIWSWMSLHEQIIFTKWLGRHWTITRHAIPLHNAKRLAKLIKEGQLEIIPQNNEVSFIQEKNHFKITTGKDGIFEVKKLINATGSAAKLEEMQNILVENLLKKDYLKPHPIGGTVINPHTMQCISEKGGEHIYAVGHLVNGMLMDVNAVWFNVKTIARLASEIIFKTTANGHV
- a CDS encoding glycoside hydrolase family 30 protein; the protein is MSYKSIFSLLLIAFSAVTFAQTPIEVNINTQNKYQTIEGWGSSLCWWASEVGSWNEKKIDSIVSIITSPEMLNMNIFRFNIGGGDDPAHAGGHMAEGKGTRAEMEGYKKGPNEDYDWDADEGQRKILLKIKASRPDAVFEAFSNSPPYWMTKSKCSAGFFKANKDNLAASQYDAFTDYLLEVVQHYKSVYDVDFKTLEPFNESTSSYWYYKGSQEGCHFDAESQIELLKILYPKLSKTGLKTIIAAPDETNLEATLKVLNTYRDYGEVFDWIGQINTHTYSGNNEQRLAVRKWMDSLQKPFWQSETGPSGGNYKSALENNLNLVQKMFYDLKLMKPDAWLDWQLMEENNATWCQMKADFDTEEFEIVKNLYVRMQVTRFIKQGYRIIETNHDHVLAAISPNGDEVVSILLNTTTSKNKNFKLKFDNIGTYSLAEVFRTSKNEDCKALDSSDFSIAGINAPALSLTTLIFRK